A region of Actinomycetota bacterium DNA encodes the following proteins:
- a CDS encoding Ppx/GppA phosphatase family protein yields the protein MSATGEPPIAVIDIGSNSGRMVVFRFREGGHLDVLEDARAPLRLARSLRDGDRLGSDAIERVLEALQDFRAVALGAGATRTLAVATSAVREAEDGDELLRRADEEVGIDLQVIGGDREAAYGFLGAVHDLPVSAGLVMDVGGGSMELTRFSGRVQHEAWTLPLGSLRVSDRYLISDPPTDKEMRKLRQDAAKAVRKAGVPRLEDGEALVGVGGTIRNLAKIDRRRIDYPLPLLHGYELPEARLQELMEFLAGRGMSRRANTPGLNPDRADTIVGGALAVLAAIEVVGAERVLVSSRGIREGIALREVSDELPSPPRVRTASVANLAGRFATWEQRAASRRTQISERLFEVLAPEARDDVREMLGHAATIVDAGRAIDYYDRFEHAAMLTTAADLGGFSHHDLALLTAILRQADDDVRLGPYRGLLDEEDRDQVVRAATVLALADELNRRIPPADRADVACGWTRDGFEVRAPVPAGWRPRAVGERFLQVFGRPLSVAHVVDR from the coding sequence GTGAGCGCGACCGGCGAGCCTCCGATCGCGGTGATCGACATCGGCTCGAACTCGGGACGGATGGTGGTGTTCCGGTTCCGCGAGGGGGGGCATCTGGATGTTCTCGAGGATGCGCGGGCGCCGCTGCGTCTCGCGCGATCGCTGCGGGACGGCGATCGGCTGGGGTCGGATGCGATCGAGCGCGTGCTCGAAGCCCTGCAGGACTTCCGCGCGGTGGCGCTCGGAGCCGGGGCGACCCGAACGCTGGCCGTCGCCACCTCCGCGGTACGCGAGGCCGAGGACGGGGACGAGTTGTTGCGCCGCGCGGATGAGGAGGTCGGGATCGACCTGCAGGTGATCGGGGGCGATCGGGAGGCCGCGTATGGGTTCCTGGGTGCGGTCCACGACCTTCCGGTGTCCGCGGGTCTGGTGATGGACGTGGGTGGCGGGAGCATGGAACTGACCCGCTTCAGCGGCCGCGTGCAGCACGAGGCGTGGACCCTGCCGTTGGGGTCACTGCGGGTGTCGGATCGGTACCTGATCTCGGATCCACCTACCGACAAGGAGATGCGCAAGCTCCGTCAGGACGCTGCGAAGGCCGTGCGCAAGGCCGGCGTTCCGCGGCTCGAGGACGGCGAGGCGCTCGTCGGTGTCGGAGGAACGATCCGCAACCTCGCGAAGATCGACCGTCGCCGCATCGACTACCCGCTTCCCCTGCTGCACGGTTACGAGCTTCCGGAAGCACGTCTGCAGGAGCTCATGGAGTTCCTCGCGGGACGCGGGATGTCACGTCGCGCGAACACGCCGGGGTTGAACCCCGATCGTGCCGACACGATCGTCGGAGGCGCGCTCGCGGTGCTCGCTGCGATCGAGGTCGTCGGTGCCGAACGGGTTCTCGTGTCGAGCCGCGGCATCCGCGAGGGGATCGCGCTGCGCGAGGTCTCCGATGAGCTTCCCTCGCCGCCGCGGGTCCGGACGGCCTCGGTCGCGAACCTGGCCGGCCGCTTCGCCACCTGGGAGCAGCGCGCCGCCTCCCGCCGCACGCAGATATCGGAACGGCTGTTCGAGGTGCTTGCGCCGGAAGCACGAGACGACGTGCGGGAGATGCTCGGGCATGCCGCCACGATCGTCGACGCCGGGCGCGCGATCGACTACTACGATCGTTTCGAGCACGCGGCGATGTTGACCACGGCTGCCGATCTCGGCGGGTTCTCGCATCACGATCTGGCGCTGCTGACCGCGATACTCCGTCAAGCCGATGACGATGTCCGTCTCGGTCCGTACCGGGGCCTGCTCGACGAAGAGGATCGTGATCAGGTCGTGCGCGCGGCGACGGTGCTCGCGCTGGCAGACGAGCTGAATCGGCGGATCCCGCCCGCGGATCGGGCGGACGTCGCGTGCGGGTGGACGCGGGACGGGTTCGAGGTCCGGGCGCCCGTACCGGCGGGGTGGCGACCGAGAGCCGTCGGCGAACGGTTCCTGCAGGTGTTCGGAAGGCCGCTGTCGGTCGCGCACGTCGTCGACCGGTGA
- a CDS encoding phosphatase PAP2 family protein: MTIWTSIVSGRGICRRPGDLGWIVGGIGVLWASTLFVDAEAVGGLEVTVFGLANDLPGSLYRPIWLLMQGGTFITIPLVAVAALLARRVRLACEVVVAGVGVWILAKLVKDIAPRARPGGLLDGVELRGIGSGGRGFPSGHAAVAGALAFVLFAFLPRGWRWVPVGLGIVVCVARVYVGAHLPLDVVGGAGLGVAAGALATLVGGVPTREAGDRQPMRSPSGEPDGGS, translated from the coding sequence GTGACGATCTGGACCTCGATCGTTTCCGGTCGTGGGATTTGTCGCCGTCCTGGCGACCTCGGATGGATCGTCGGTGGCATCGGCGTGCTGTGGGCATCCACCCTCTTCGTGGACGCGGAGGCGGTCGGCGGTCTCGAGGTGACGGTGTTCGGTCTGGCGAACGATCTGCCCGGATCCCTCTATCGGCCGATCTGGCTGCTGATGCAGGGCGGCACGTTCATCACGATCCCCCTGGTGGCGGTCGCCGCGCTCCTGGCACGCCGTGTGCGTCTCGCGTGCGAGGTCGTCGTGGCCGGTGTCGGGGTGTGGATCCTCGCGAAGCTCGTGAAGGACATCGCTCCCAGGGCGCGCCCGGGGGGGTTGCTGGACGGGGTGGAACTTCGGGGGATCGGGTCCGGTGGGAGAGGGTTCCCCTCGGGCCACGCAGCGGTCGCCGGTGCGCTGGCCTTCGTGTTGTTCGCCTTCCTCCCCCGAGGGTGGAGGTGGGTGCCGGTCGGGCTCGGGATCGTGGTCTGCGTCGCCCGGGTGTACGTGGGGGCGCACCTGCCGCTGGACGTGGTCGGTGGTGCGGGGCTCGGCGTGGCGGCGGGCGCCCTGGCGACCCTGGTCGGCGGCGTGCCCACCAGGGAGGCCGGCGACCGCCAGCCGATGCGGTCTCCGTCAGGCGAGCCTGACGGGGGTTCGTAG
- a CDS encoding non-heme iron oxygenase ferredoxin subunit, translating into MPLVKVAAVGDVPEGEVIRVEAGGRQIAIVNLGAEGFRAIDAVCSHAHYYLDEGEVDVEDATIECWKHGSTFDLETGRPTTLPATIPVDVFPVKVEGDDILIEVTP; encoded by the coding sequence ATGCCGCTGGTGAAGGTCGCGGCCGTGGGCGACGTCCCCGAGGGCGAAGTGATCCGCGTCGAGGCCGGCGGTCGCCAGATCGCGATCGTCAACCTCGGAGCCGAGGGGTTCCGGGCGATCGACGCCGTCTGCTCGCACGCGCACTACTACCTGGACGAGGGCGAGGTGGACGTCGAGGACGCGACGATCGAGTGCTGGAAGCACGGCTCCACGTTCGACCTCGAGACCGGCCGACCGACCACCCTTCCCGCCACCATCCCGGTGGACGTCTTCCCCGTGAAGGTCGAAGGCGACGACATCCTGATCGAGGTGACCCCATGA
- a CDS encoding response regulator transcription factor: MSNIRALIVDDHPVTRDGLRTALELSDDVVIVGEAGTGEEALIQVDELHPDIVFMDVRMPGIGGIEATREIRKASPTTHVILFTVDESRSAITEAIQAGVSGYLLKDASADELVDAAKHALQGKAVIHPTLTRAFIEEVQVQDKGPEVAPLSKRETEILQKVAYGATTKEVARDLEISPHTVKTHLERIFEKLGANDRAQAVAIAIRNGIVE, encoded by the coding sequence ATGTCCAACATCCGCGCCCTGATCGTCGATGACCACCCGGTCACCCGGGACGGTCTGCGCACCGCGCTCGAGCTCTCCGATGACGTCGTCATCGTCGGCGAGGCCGGGACCGGCGAGGAGGCACTGATCCAGGTCGACGAGCTGCATCCGGACATCGTGTTCATGGACGTCCGCATGCCGGGCATCGGGGGGATCGAGGCGACGCGCGAGATCCGCAAGGCCTCGCCCACGACACATGTGATCCTGTTCACCGTGGACGAGTCGCGCTCGGCCATCACCGAGGCGATCCAGGCGGGGGTCTCCGGATACCTTTTGAAGGATGCTTCCGCCGACGAGCTCGTCGATGCAGCGAAGCACGCGCTCCAGGGCAAGGCCGTGATCCACCCGACCTTGACCCGCGCGTTCATCGAAGAGGTGCAGGTCCAGGACAAGGGCCCCGAGGTCGCGCCGTTGTCCAAGCGTGAGACGGAGATCCTCCAGAAGGTCGCGTACGGCGCGACCACGAAGGAGGTCGCCCGCGACCTCGAGATCTCACCGCACACCGTGAAGACCCATCTCGAGCGGATCTTCGAGAAGCTCGGCGCAAACGACCGGGCGCAAGCGGTCGCGATCGCGATCCGCAACGGGATCGTCGAGTAG
- a CDS encoding metal-sulfur cluster assembly factor has translation MDEQTIAGTPPASGAADSGAPEGIPATAGAEAVPASADAADGQTSADRGSADGPTRDAVLEALKNVYDPELGINIVDLGLVYEVDLSGGDVDITYSLTTMGCPIGPMIEDQMRAFVGKLEGVGEIRPEMVLRPAWSPEMMSDEAKAALGVF, from the coding sequence ATGGACGAGCAAACGATCGCGGGGACCCCTCCCGCCTCCGGTGCTGCCGACAGCGGTGCGCCCGAGGGCATCCCAGCGACCGCGGGCGCCGAGGCCGTTCCCGCATCCGCCGATGCCGCCGACGGCCAGACCTCGGCCGATCGGGGCTCGGCCGACGGGCCGACACGAGACGCGGTGCTCGAAGCGCTGAAGAACGTCTACGACCCTGAGCTGGGGATCAACATCGTCGACCTCGGTCTCGTCTACGAGGTCGATCTTTCGGGTGGGGATGTCGACATCACCTACTCGCTCACCACGATGGGGTGTCCGATCGGTCCGATGATCGAGGATCAGATGCGGGCCTTCGTGGGCAAGCTCGAGGGCGTCGGCGAGATCCGGCCCGAGATGGTCCTGCGGCCGGCGTGGAGCCCGGAGATGATGTCGGACGAGGCCAAGGCAGCGCTCGGCGTCTTCTGA
- a CDS encoding HAMP domain-containing sensor histidine kinase, translating to MGRVRRGPREWRAAIDRPPTTVMKILLCDRGNVLADFQHLVRAEHPDAVVEIETDGYRAVELAYAGQPDVVVTEVDLAGVAGVELIRRFREAAPRTRVLVWTTLAAADTSLTMLGAGAAGYLLKSDAAEIVVRAIDAVVRGGIALSPSVSSMLAEQQARARLRELELEDTLARSVGELEQMTTAKAEFLANISHELRTPVTVAKGIAHVLANRDVPEEARKEFLDKLDESLEKLMGIVDGILTIAELDKGSLELERADVDLVPVLQEISTDVGAKYDDVSIEHALPPRLPANCDLPRIAEVLRHLVDNACRYSPAGGTVTVRARAMDEGAVVSITDRGEGIQREMVNRAFDEPFSVGEATIRKERAGVGLGLHMARKLVIEHGGVMWADPLPGGGTRVSFCLPARPGQAMTRPPALPAEPAEADAAVS from the coding sequence ATGGGGCGCGTGCGCCGTGGTCCCCGCGAGTGGCGGGCTGCGATCGACCGACCCCCAACGACCGTGATGAAGATCCTGCTCTGTGACCGTGGCAACGTCCTCGCGGACTTCCAGCACCTCGTCCGCGCCGAGCATCCCGATGCCGTCGTCGAGATCGAGACGGACGGCTACCGGGCGGTCGAGCTCGCCTACGCGGGACAACCCGACGTGGTCGTCACGGAAGTCGACCTCGCGGGCGTCGCGGGCGTGGAATTGATCCGCCGCTTCCGCGAGGCGGCCCCACGTACCCGCGTCCTCGTGTGGACGACGCTCGCCGCCGCCGACACGTCCCTCACGATGCTCGGAGCCGGGGCGGCCGGCTACCTGTTGAAGTCCGACGCCGCGGAGATCGTGGTCCGCGCGATCGACGCGGTCGTCCGCGGAGGGATCGCCCTCTCGCCGTCTGTGAGCTCGATGCTCGCCGAGCAGCAGGCTCGGGCCCGCCTGCGCGAGCTCGAACTCGAGGACACCCTCGCCCGCAGCGTCGGCGAACTGGAACAGATGACCACGGCCAAAGCAGAGTTCCTCGCCAACATCTCCCACGAGCTGCGGACACCCGTGACCGTGGCCAAGGGCATCGCCCATGTGCTCGCGAATCGCGATGTGCCGGAAGAGGCGCGCAAGGAGTTCCTCGACAAGCTCGACGAATCGCTCGAGAAGCTGATGGGCATCGTCGACGGCATCCTCACGATCGCCGAGCTCGACAAGGGCAGCCTCGAGCTCGAACGCGCGGACGTGGATCTGGTGCCGGTGCTCCAGGAGATCTCGACGGATGTCGGAGCGAAGTACGATGACGTCTCGATCGAACACGCCTTGCCACCTCGCCTCCCCGCGAACTGTGATCTTCCGCGCATCGCCGAAGTCCTCAGACATCTCGTCGATAACGCCTGTCGCTACTCGCCGGCGGGAGGAACGGTGACCGTCCGGGCCCGGGCGATGGACGAGGGGGCGGTCGTCTCGATCACCGACCGGGGCGAAGGGATCCAGCGCGAGATGGTCAACCGTGCCTTCGACGAGCCCTTCTCGGTGGGCGAGGCAACGATCCGCAAGGAGCGTGCGGGTGTGGGGCTCGGGCTCCACATGGCCCGCAAGCTCGTGATCGAGCACGGGGGCGTGATGTGGGCCGACCCGTTGCCCGGGGGCGGTACGCGTGTGTCCTTCTGCCTGCCGGCCCGGCCGGGTCAGGCGATGACCCGTCCCCCGGCACTGCCCGCCGAACCCGCGGAGGCGGACGCCGCGGTCTCCTGA
- a CDS encoding lysylphosphatidylglycerol synthase transmembrane domain-containing protein, translating to MPDAPDQNPLDQAGHRPDPAGAKRGIGSKQIIGGIVTIAIVVLVFVGIFPRIADYGEVWATIRAMTGLEVASLIVVSIWNVLSYLPVLVSCLPGLRLREAFVVTNATTAVSNTVPAGGAVAVGLTYAMFTSWGFTVAQIVRLVLVSGVFNTFVKLGTPVVAVALLAIQGDVSSALLLAAPIGVAVLTVSIVLFWLVLRSEELARRVGDTLGRAAGWVVRLFRRPWTRDWAVSAVEFRRNTIDLLRGRAWKITIATIVSHLSLFVVLLVTLRHVGASEAEVSTTKVFAAFAFARLISALPITPGGVGIVELGYVGALSVGVDRELASQIVAAVLVFRALTYLAPIPIGVGTWLFWRTNRSWRRETGAMKDVEQSILREGDAAAGVGGAGG from the coding sequence GTGCCCGACGCTCCGGATCAGAACCCCCTCGACCAGGCAGGACACCGTCCCGATCCAGCAGGGGCGAAGCGAGGGATCGGTTCGAAGCAGATCATCGGCGGGATCGTCACGATCGCGATCGTGGTGCTCGTGTTCGTGGGGATCTTCCCGCGGATCGCCGACTACGGAGAAGTCTGGGCCACGATCCGGGCGATGACCGGCCTCGAGGTGGCGAGCCTGATCGTCGTCTCGATCTGGAACGTCCTCAGCTATCTGCCCGTCCTCGTGAGTTGTCTGCCCGGCCTGCGGCTACGGGAGGCGTTCGTCGTCACGAACGCCACGACCGCCGTGTCGAACACCGTGCCGGCCGGAGGCGCGGTCGCGGTCGGCCTCACCTACGCGATGTTCACCTCGTGGGGGTTCACCGTGGCCCAGATCGTTCGGCTCGTGCTGGTCTCGGGCGTGTTCAATACCTTCGTCAAGCTCGGAACCCCGGTCGTGGCGGTCGCGCTCCTCGCGATCCAGGGCGATGTGTCCTCGGCGCTGTTGCTTGCGGCGCCGATCGGCGTCGCGGTGCTCACGGTCTCGATCGTCCTGTTCTGGCTCGTGCTGCGGAGCGAGGAGCTCGCCCGTCGCGTCGGTGACACGCTCGGGCGCGCGGCCGGGTGGGTCGTTCGCCTGTTCCGCCGTCCATGGACGCGCGACTGGGCGGTGTCGGCCGTCGAATTCCGCCGGAACACGATCGACCTGCTCCGCGGCCGGGCGTGGAAGATCACGATCGCAACGATCGTGAGTCACCTGTCGTTGTTCGTGGTGCTGCTCGTGACGCTGCGCCATGTCGGAGCGTCCGAAGCCGAGGTGAGCACGACGAAGGTGTTCGCGGCGTTCGCGTTCGCGCGACTGATCTCGGCCCTGCCGATCACGCCCGGCGGTGTCGGGATCGTCGAGCTCGGATATGTCGGCGCGCTGTCGGTCGGCGTCGATCGCGAGCTTGCCTCGCAGATCGTGGCCGCGGTGCTGGTCTTCCGAGCGCTGACCTACCTCGCTCCGATCCCGATCGGCGTCGGTACCTGGCTGTTCTGGCGCACGAACCGATCGTGGCGGCGTGAGACCGGAGCGATGAAGGACGTAGAACAGTCGATCCTTCGCGAGGGCGATGCCGCCGCCGGGGTCGGTGGAGCGGGCGGGTGA
- a CDS encoding sulfurtransferase, translating to MADYAKPDVLVDTDWLEEHLGDEKVRVIEVDEDTSAYDKGHIRGAVGWDWSTDLHTDVGRDYIDQEGLSALLRDAGVDQDTTVVLYGGNNNWFAAYAYWILKLRGFDAVRLLNGGRKKWELESRELVREVPSYPATQIAVSGPERPEIRSLRDDVIAKVGSGVELVDVRSPEEFRGEKLAPDHLPQEQSQVPGHIPGAANIPWSQAANEDGTFKSADELRELYAEQGITGEAEVIAYCRIGERSSHTWFALQELLGFDNVKNYDGSWTEYGSLVGASVEKG from the coding sequence ATGGCGGACTACGCCAAGCCTGACGTGCTGGTCGACACCGACTGGCTCGAGGAGCACCTGGGCGACGAGAAGGTGCGCGTGATCGAGGTCGACGAGGACACCTCGGCCTACGACAAGGGCCACATCCGAGGCGCGGTGGGGTGGGACTGGTCGACCGATCTACACACCGATGTCGGTCGCGACTACATCGACCAGGAGGGGCTCTCCGCGCTCCTTCGCGATGCGGGGGTCGACCAGGACACGACCGTCGTTCTGTACGGCGGCAACAACAACTGGTTCGCCGCCTACGCGTATTGGATCTTGAAGCTGCGGGGGTTCGACGCGGTGCGACTGCTCAACGGGGGCCGCAAGAAGTGGGAGCTCGAGTCCCGCGAGCTCGTGCGCGAGGTTCCCAGCTACCCGGCGACTCAGATCGCGGTCTCGGGCCCGGAGCGTCCCGAGATCCGTTCGCTGCGCGACGACGTGATCGCCAAGGTTGGCTCCGGCGTCGAACTCGTGGACGTTCGATCTCCCGAGGAGTTCCGCGGAGAGAAGCTCGCGCCCGACCATCTCCCGCAGGAGCAATCGCAGGTGCCCGGGCACATCCCGGGGGCTGCGAACATCCCGTGGTCGCAAGCCGCGAACGAGGATGGCACCTTCAAGTCGGCCGATGAGCTCCGCGAGCTCTACGCCGAGCAGGGCATCACCGGAGAGGCGGAGGTGATCGCCTACTGCAGGATCGGAGAGCGATCGAGCCACACGTGGTTCGCCCTCCAGGAGCTCCTCGGGTTCGACAACGTCAAGAACTACGACGGGTCGTGGACCGAGTACGGCTCCCTCGTCGGCGCGTCGGTCGAGAAGGGGTAG
- the sufB gene encoding Fe-S cluster assembly protein SufB produces MAITQEEHLDELAKGYRFDWKDPSHSVFEPKRGLSAAVVDEISARKGEPEWMRKFRLKALRHFEGRPMPWWGADLSGIDFDNIYYYIKSTEKQAAEWEDLPDDIRGTWQKLGIPEAEQKYLGGVSAQYESEVVYHKIKKELDDIGVLFTDMDTALREYPDLVKEYFGTIIPPNDNKFAALNSAVWSGGSFIYVPPGVHVDIPLQAYFRINAENMGQFERTLIVADEGSYVHYVEGCSAPIYTSDSLHSAVVEIVAKKNARVRYTTIQNWSTNVYNLVTKRAVAHEDAVMEWVDGNIGSKVTMKYPSIYLMGKGARGEVLSVAYAGKGMHTDAGGKAIHAAPYTTSVITSKSVSKDGGRTGYRGLIRVEPDAHHAKSNVRCDALILDEDSRSDTYPYIEVEDETASLGHEATVSKVGEDQLFYLMSRGLSEVEATAMIVNGFIEPITRELPMEYAVELNRLVELQMEGSVG; encoded by the coding sequence ATGGCGATCACCCAGGAAGAGCATCTCGACGAACTCGCCAAGGGGTACCGGTTCGACTGGAAGGACCCGTCGCATTCGGTGTTCGAGCCGAAGCGCGGCCTGTCTGCCGCCGTCGTCGACGAGATATCCGCGCGCAAGGGCGAGCCCGAATGGATGCGCAAGTTCCGCCTGAAGGCGCTGCGGCATTTCGAGGGTCGCCCGATGCCGTGGTGGGGCGCCGATCTGTCCGGCATCGACTTCGACAACATCTACTACTACATCAAGTCCACGGAGAAGCAGGCCGCCGAGTGGGAGGACCTGCCTGACGACATCCGCGGCACCTGGCAGAAGCTCGGGATCCCCGAGGCCGAGCAGAAGTACCTGGGTGGAGTCTCCGCGCAGTACGAGTCCGAGGTCGTGTACCACAAGATCAAGAAGGAACTGGACGACATCGGCGTGCTCTTCACCGACATGGACACGGCGCTGCGCGAGTACCCGGACCTGGTGAAGGAATACTTCGGCACGATCATCCCGCCGAACGACAACAAGTTCGCGGCGTTGAACTCGGCCGTGTGGTCGGGGGGCTCGTTCATCTACGTGCCGCCCGGTGTCCACGTCGACATCCCGCTGCAGGCCTACTTCCGGATCAACGCCGAGAACATGGGCCAGTTCGAGCGCACCCTGATCGTCGCCGATGAGGGCAGCTACGTGCACTACGTCGAGGGATGCTCCGCTCCGATCTACACGAGCGACTCGCTGCACTCGGCGGTCGTCGAGATCGTCGCGAAGAAGAACGCCCGGGTGCGCTACACGACGATCCAGAACTGGTCGACGAACGTGTACAACCTCGTGACCAAGCGCGCCGTCGCACACGAGGACGCCGTGATGGAGTGGGTCGACGGCAACATCGGCTCGAAGGTGACGATGAAGTACCCGTCGATCTACTTGATGGGCAAGGGTGCGCGGGGCGAGGTGCTGTCCGTGGCCTACGCGGGCAAGGGCATGCACACCGACGCCGGCGGCAAGGCGATCCACGCCGCGCCGTACACGACGAGTGTGATCACGAGCAAGTCGGTCTCCAAGGACGGTGGCCGCACCGGGTACCGCGGTCTGATCCGGGTGGAGCCCGATGCGCACCACGCCAAGAGCAACGTGCGGTGCGACGCCTTGATCCTCGACGAGGACTCCCGCTCGGACACCTACCCCTACATCGAGGTCGAGGACGAGACGGCCTCGCTCGGCCACGAGGCCACGGTCTCCAAGGTCGGCGAGGACCAGCTCTTCTACCTGATGAGCCGCGGCCTCTCCGAGGTCGAGGCGACCGCGATGATCGTGAACGGCTTCATCGAGCCGATCACCCGCGAGCTCCCGATGGAGTACGCCGTCGAGCTGAACCGCCTCGTCGAGCTCCAGATGGAAGGCTCCGTCGGGTAG
- the sufD gene encoding Fe-S cluster assembly protein SufD yields the protein MPHSATDTDINVPVTSFDEAALAALPPTSPFVGQLRKDAFAEFNALPIPSQETEEWRYTDLSALELSFAPFTRGGTAASLDEVPEEIVAGAAIVGDRSGLQIQRNSEVLLTNLDAKLAEQGVVFGDLATAILERPDLVEPYLHAIVPTGRSKFTALHAAFRTGGTFLYVPEGVTIEVPLQSLTWVDVDGAAVFPHTLIVAGPDAEVTFIDRYASPDLEGALSDAVTEIHADASARVRYVSIQDWGAGMTHLAVQRAHLSRDADLRTTSVGFGADLARVEAESVMAGIGASSEALGLFFADGDQHFDHRTEQDHVAAKCTSDLLYKGALRDTSRGVYSGWVHVRPGAQGTNAMQTSRNIMLSEGAFARAIPNLEIEANDVRCGHAASAGPVDDDQLFYLGTRGIARAEAEKLIVKGFFQEVIDRITIEEVRESVAAEIEDELQREDV from the coding sequence ATGCCGCACAGCGCCACCGACACCGACATCAACGTGCCCGTCACCAGCTTCGATGAAGCGGCGCTCGCGGCACTCCCGCCGACCTCGCCGTTCGTGGGACAGCTCCGTAAGGACGCGTTCGCCGAGTTCAACGCCCTGCCGATCCCGTCGCAGGAGACCGAGGAATGGCGGTACACCGATCTGTCCGCGCTGGAGCTGTCCTTCGCGCCGTTCACGCGCGGAGGAACGGCCGCGAGCCTGGACGAGGTGCCCGAGGAGATCGTCGCCGGCGCCGCGATCGTCGGTGATCGATCCGGGCTCCAGATCCAGCGCAACTCCGAGGTGCTGCTGACCAACCTGGACGCGAAGCTCGCGGAGCAGGGGGTCGTGTTCGGCGACCTGGCCACGGCGATCCTCGAACGGCCCGATCTCGTCGAACCGTACCTGCACGCGATCGTCCCGACGGGGCGCTCGAAGTTCACGGCGCTGCACGCCGCGTTCCGGACCGGGGGAACGTTCCTGTACGTGCCGGAGGGCGTCACGATCGAGGTTCCGCTGCAGAGTTTGACGTGGGTAGACGTGGACGGAGCGGCGGTGTTCCCGCACACCTTGATCGTGGCCGGACCCGATGCCGAAGTGACCTTCATCGACCGGTACGCCTCGCCCGATCTCGAGGGCGCGTTGTCCGACGCGGTCACCGAGATCCACGCGGATGCGTCCGCGCGCGTGCGCTACGTCTCGATCCAGGACTGGGGCGCGGGCATGACCCACCTGGCGGTCCAGCGCGCGCACCTGAGCCGCGACGCCGACCTGCGGACCACCTCGGTCGGATTCGGCGCGGATCTCGCGCGCGTCGAGGCCGAGAGCGTGATGGCCGGGATCGGCGCGTCCAGCGAAGCGCTCGGCCTGTTCTTCGCCGACGGCGACCAGCACTTCGATCATCGGACCGAGCAGGACCACGTCGCAGCGAAGTGCACGAGCGATCTGTTGTACAAGGGCGCGTTGCGTGACACCTCGCGCGGGGTGTACTCGGGATGGGTCCACGTCCGGCCGGGTGCTCAGGGAACGAATGCGATGCAGACCTCGCGCAACATCATGCTCTCCGAAGGTGCGTTCGCCCGGGCGATCCCGAACCTGGAGATCGAGGCGAACGATGTCCGATGCGGACACGCGGCGAGCGCGGGCCCGGTCGACGACGATCAGCTCTTCTACCTCGGGACGCGGGGGATCGCCCGGGCCGAGGCCGAGAAGCTGATCGTGAAGGGTTTCTTCCAGGAAGTGATCGACCGCATCACGATCGAAGAGGTCCGCGAGAGTGTGGCCGCCGAGATCGAGGACGAGCTCCAGCGGGAGGACGTCTGA